One Glycine soja cultivar W05 chromosome 2, ASM419377v2, whole genome shotgun sequence genomic region harbors:
- the LOC114387821 gene encoding ACT domain-containing protein ACR4 — protein MAFMSEVNMSFSHYMDDEYEKLFRRMNPPRVVIDNEACKNATVIRVDSANKHGILLEVVQILTDLNLIITKAYISSDGGWFMDVFNVTGQDGNKVTDEAILDYIRKSLGPESCVTSPMRSVGVKQTMDHTAIELMGTDRPGLLSEVSAVLTNLKCNILNAEVWTHNTRAAAVMHVTDEETGSAISDPQRLSIIKELLCNVLGGGNKKRGAKTVVTDEATHTERRLHQMMFADRDYERVNDDDDFAEKQRPNVNVVNWSDKDYSVVTIQCKDRPKLLFDTVCTLTDMQYVVFHANIDAEGPEAYQEYYIKHIDGSPVKSDAERQRVIQCLAAAIERRVSEGLKLELCTTDRVGLLSDVTRIFRENSLTVTRAEVATKGGKAVNTFYVRGASGFPVDSKTIESIRQTIGNTILKVKGSPEEMKSVPQDSPTRSLFSGLFKSRSFVNFGLVKSYS, from the exons ATGG CTTTTATGTCTGAGGTCAACATGAGCTTCTCTCACTACATGGATGATGAATATGAGAAACTCTTCCGGAGAATGAACCCTCCTAG GGTTGTAATCGATAATGAAGCCTGCAAGAATGCCACTGTTATACGG GTTGATAGTGCAAACAAGCATGGAATACTTCTTGAAGTTGTACAAATCCTCACTGATCTGAACCTCATCATAACTAAGGCTTACATATCTTCAGATGGTGGATGGTTCATGGATG TTTTTAATGTTACTGGCCAAGATGGAAACAAGGTAACTGATGAAGCCATTTTGGATTACATTAGAAAG TCTCTTGGTCCCGAATCTTGTGTTACATCTCCAATGAGATCTGTTGGGGTTAAGCAAACAATGGACCACACTGCAATTGAGCTTATGGGGACTGATAGGCCAGGGCTGCTTTCAGAAGTGAGTGCTGTTCTGACCAACCTCAAGTGCAATATACTGAATGCAGAGGTGTGGACTCACAACACTCGTGCTGCGGCCGTAATGCACGTGACCGACGAAGAAACCGGTTCCGCCATCTCTGATCCTCAGAGGCTTTCTATAATCAAGGAGCTTCTGTGCAATGTGCTTGGTGGTGGCAACAAGAAGAGGGGGGCCAAGACTGTTGTCACGGATGAAGCCACACACACTGAGAGAAGGCTTCACCAAATGATGTTTGCTGATAGGGATTATGAACGagttaatgatgatgatgacttcGCTGAGAAGCAAAGGCCTAATGTGAATGTTGTGAATTGGTCTGATAAAGATTATTCTGTGGTTACTATTCAGTGTAAGGATAGGCCAAAGCTTCTCTTTGACACAGTTTGTACTTTGACAGACATGCAGTATGTGGTTTTTCATGCAAACATTGATGCTGAGGGGCCAGAAGCATATCAG GAATACTACATCAAGCATATAGATGGGTCCCCTGTGAAATCAGATGCAGAAAGACAAAGAGTGATACAATGTCTTGCAGCTGCAATTGAGAGAAGAGTTTCTGAG GGTTTGAAGCTAGAACTCTGCACCACCGACAGAGTTGGACTTCTATCTGATGTCACACGTATCTTCAGAGAGAATAGCCTCACAGTTACAAGGGCAGAAGTGGCCACAAAAGGAGGCAAAGCTGTGAACACTTTCTATGTTCGTGGTGCTTCAGGTTTCCCTGTTGATTCCAAGACCATAGAATCCATAAGGCAAACAATTGGCAACACAATCCTTAAAGTAAAGGGTAGCCCTGAAGAGATGAAATCTGTTCCTCAGGATTCTCCCACCAGATCACTCTTTAGTGGTCTTTTCAAGTCCAGATCTTTTGTGAACTTTGGCTTGGTGAAGTCTTATTCTTGA